A portion of the Streptomyces sp. NBC_01216 genome contains these proteins:
- a CDS encoding WhiB family transcriptional regulator has protein sequence MNSSIVRTPYYGADTTDIIERPRAACADEDPELFFPIGDTGPALLWEEEAKAVCRRCPLMESCLQGALERGENYGVFGGLSEKERRSLKRRAARNRTA, from the coding sequence ATGAACAGCTCCATCGTACGCACCCCCTACTACGGCGCCGACACCACCGACATCATCGAGCGCCCCCGCGCGGCCTGCGCCGACGAGGACCCCGAGCTCTTCTTCCCGATCGGCGACACCGGCCCGGCGCTCCTCTGGGAGGAGGAAGCCAAGGCTGTCTGCCGTCGCTGCCCGCTGATGGAGTCCTGCCTCCAGGGCGCGCTGGAGCGCGGCGAGAACTACGGCGTGTTCGGCGGGCTGTCCGAGAAGGAGCGCCGCTCCCTCAAGCGCCGCGCCGCCCGCAACCGCACCGCCTGA
- a CDS encoding DUF5999 family protein, with protein sequence MTDSQCTHTPKCPTASSDREAAQVVAAHPEQGWSLLCNALVLFEDTGELLPDGQVVAPHRPVAAMA encoded by the coding sequence ATGACGGACTCGCAGTGCACGCACACGCCGAAGTGTCCGACGGCCAGCTCCGACCGCGAGGCCGCGCAGGTCGTGGCGGCCCACCCGGAGCAGGGCTGGAGCCTGTTGTGCAACGCCCTGGTGCTCTTCGAGGACACCGGCGAGCTGCTGCCCGACGGCCAGGTCGTCGCCCCGCACCGTCCCGTCGCGGCCATGGCCTGA
- a CDS encoding DUF2637 domain-containing protein produces MATKPATRRRRQPAATPKPRNGRAKAPATPASIPAQATAPEEKVPLVFPEADLVVADAADRAADLRDQALDDVARILADGEARATELLDGARTEAASITEAAASEQSRLLAVAATDADRVRTEAATTAAADADQRRAAAEATAEQLLADARRDADTVTATAAGEAEKVLADAKVTVEQLLADARRQAQEVTTSAAAQAEQVRTEAAQAAAKALADAENVRTELLAAAERTAAETRTRATTDAEQVLERARGEADRMRESADGQAAQVRAGAEKVAAGLRADADRALADARTSAEELRTAADKDAARLREQAEADAQSAREAAAQATADQAAAAQARAEADRVLEAATQRTVQRARRREIRTESRAARRKARDEARPAGGVPPLSGQELVLVVGIVLAAAVVSTLGLLSSYTALETKAASWGWDWPWLLPVGIDVAIPAFTGANLILIRMGMELRWIRWVPRALTAVTVYLNWQASSTPGGRIGHAALTLLWVIFSEIASHVYGTRIGAVTGKKRMETVRRSRWILAPIPTARLRRRMILWEITSYEEALTRLQEQTYLRAQLKEKYGWRWRSKAPLEQRMALKLGEAPAALADTLTPEDAHTIERVEESARAHPDVSALTAGETDGERERPALTSGAHEGERDTEDDDAHRADGALSRSESDALTERRHARIRLLYTELGRRPEWKEIRDALTDAELSDTPVSRPTAQRLRAQVEEVTPSA; encoded by the coding sequence GTGGCCACCAAGCCCGCCACCCGCCGCCGGCGCCAGCCCGCGGCGACCCCGAAGCCCCGCAACGGGCGCGCCAAGGCACCGGCGACGCCGGCTTCCATCCCCGCCCAGGCCACCGCCCCCGAGGAGAAGGTGCCGCTGGTGTTCCCGGAGGCCGACCTGGTCGTGGCCGACGCCGCCGACCGCGCTGCCGACCTTCGGGACCAGGCCCTCGACGACGTCGCGCGGATCCTCGCCGACGGCGAGGCCCGCGCCACCGAGCTGCTGGACGGTGCCCGCACCGAGGCGGCCTCGATCACCGAGGCCGCCGCGAGCGAGCAGTCCCGCCTCCTGGCCGTCGCCGCGACGGACGCCGACCGGGTCCGCACGGAGGCCGCCACCACGGCGGCCGCCGACGCCGACCAGCGCCGGGCCGCCGCCGAAGCGACGGCGGAGCAGCTGCTCGCCGACGCGCGCCGCGATGCCGACACCGTCACGGCGACGGCGGCCGGTGAGGCCGAGAAGGTCCTCGCCGACGCCAAGGTGACGGTGGAGCAGCTGCTCGCCGACGCGCGCCGCCAGGCGCAGGAGGTCACCACCTCGGCGGCCGCGCAGGCGGAGCAGGTCCGGACCGAGGCCGCGCAGGCCGCCGCGAAGGCCCTCGCCGACGCGGAGAACGTGCGCACCGAGCTGCTCGCGGCTGCGGAGCGCACCGCGGCTGAGACCCGCACCCGGGCCACCACCGACGCCGAACAGGTGCTGGAGCGGGCGCGGGGCGAGGCCGACCGGATGCGCGAGAGCGCTGACGGCCAGGCCGCGCAGGTACGGGCCGGAGCCGAGAAGGTCGCCGCCGGCCTTCGCGCGGATGCCGACCGCGCCCTGGCCGACGCCCGCACTTCCGCTGAGGAGCTGCGGACGGCGGCCGACAAGGACGCCGCCCGGCTGCGCGAGCAGGCCGAAGCCGACGCGCAGTCGGCCCGGGAGGCGGCGGCGCAGGCCACGGCCGACCAGGCCGCCGCCGCGCAGGCCCGAGCCGAAGCGGACCGGGTCCTCGAGGCGGCGACGCAGCGCACCGTGCAGCGGGCGCGGCGCCGGGAGATCCGGACCGAGTCGCGCGCCGCACGGCGCAAGGCCCGCGACGAGGCCCGGCCCGCCGGCGGGGTGCCGCCGCTGTCCGGCCAGGAGCTGGTGCTGGTCGTCGGGATCGTCCTGGCGGCCGCGGTCGTCTCCACGCTCGGGCTGCTCTCCTCCTACACCGCGCTGGAGACCAAGGCCGCCAGCTGGGGCTGGGACTGGCCGTGGCTGCTGCCCGTCGGCATCGACGTCGCCATCCCCGCCTTCACCGGCGCCAACCTGATCCTGATCCGGATGGGCATGGAGCTCCGCTGGATCCGGTGGGTGCCCCGCGCGCTGACGGCGGTGACGGTCTACCTGAACTGGCAGGCGTCCTCCACTCCCGGAGGCCGGATCGGGCACGCCGCCCTCACGCTGCTCTGGGTGATCTTCTCCGAGATCGCCTCGCACGTGTACGGCACGCGGATCGGCGCGGTCACCGGCAAGAAGCGGATGGAGACGGTGCGCCGCTCGCGCTGGATCCTCGCTCCGATCCCGACCGCCCGGCTTCGCCGCCGGATGATCCTGTGGGAGATCACCAGCTACGAGGAGGCGCTCACCCGCCTCCAGGAGCAGACCTACCTGCGAGCGCAGCTCAAGGAGAAGTACGGCTGGCGGTGGCGGAGCAAGGCTCCGCTGGAGCAGCGGATGGCACTCAAGCTCGGAGAGGCGCCCGCCGCGCTCGCCGACACGCTCACCCCCGAGGACGCTCACACCATCGAGCGCGTGGAGGAGAGCGCGCGCGCTCACCCCGACGTGAGCGCGCTCACCGCCGGGGAGACGGACGGCGAGCGCGAGCGCCCGGCGCTCACCTCCGGCGCTCACGAGGGTGAGCGCGACACGGAGGACGACGACGCTCACCGAGCGGACGGCGCTCTTTCCCGCAGCGAGAGCGACGCGCTCACCGAGCGCCGCCACGCTCGCATCCGTCTCCTCTACACCGAGCTCGGGCGCCGCCCCGAGTGGAAGGAGATCCGCGACGCGCTCACCGACGCGGAACTGTCCGACACCCCGGTCTCCCGCCCGACCGCCCAGCGCCTGCGCGCTCAGGTCGAAGAAGTCACCCCGAGCGCGTAG
- a CDS encoding ATP/GTP-binding protein codes for MMEQNGKLHAAMMKAKGDKAAARGKADADRTKSSSSGLGADKGRSKAGGGGGSSRGGGGSGPSRTNSGAGPKGSGGSRGSNSGGPGSRSGSGSGSGSGSGGGKGGTKGPQSGSGGRSAGSGRSASGGSKGSQTGSGGSGRGNSKDDRASQSSGARTERARGRQERAGARQAGRQERRSAGHSAGVADRSKDRDQGRAQRQQAWEDRRAKRQERDAARKAKREAAASADPGRTTLGKAVGEEAQRRFDKRRADAKAAQEAKDAKAAGTEKVNLTKDKDSKAKGTDGKDAKDGSGGSSGAAKDGTAGDTPGTDSTAGDGSSDGGKKRRRFRRRRTGATGRAGRRGRSRRTGRTGRTGRGRTGRAGRRGRPADSPFGEEDSTPTVEWPDRPTRPPRTGATGGDDIVDADIVPDAPGALTAGVRGLPPAPEQHTARPGTSRPTATEGSSVSSSQVSRPSGGGGLGAQHRTDITFDDYLVEMANIAIQAASDQERAEALAEALDKVADALRDMATDLVGDHNVTTEVTELISDLADSAARMKQQAERCATECGLALEAAKLAAAMVARVYGEDMAAKEDAGLNYVSAAAHHD; via the coding sequence ATGATGGAGCAGAACGGAAAGCTCCACGCCGCGATGATGAAAGCGAAGGGCGACAAGGCGGCGGCGCGCGGAAAGGCGGATGCCGACCGTACGAAGTCGTCTTCCTCCGGCCTGGGTGCGGACAAGGGCCGCTCGAAGGCCGGCGGCGGGGGCGGGTCCTCGCGCGGCGGGGGCGGCAGCGGGCCGTCCCGCACCAACTCGGGTGCCGGGCCGAAGGGGTCCGGCGGCTCGCGCGGCTCCAACTCCGGCGGCCCCGGGAGCCGTTCGGGGTCCGGGAGCGGCAGCGGCAGCGGTAGCGGAGGCGGCAAGGGCGGCACGAAGGGCCCTCAGTCGGGCTCTGGCGGCCGTTCGGCCGGTTCCGGGCGCAGCGCGTCCGGGGGCTCGAAGGGCTCTCAGACGGGCTCTGGCGGCTCCGGGCGGGGCAACTCGAAGGACGACAGGGCAAGTCAGTCGTCCGGCGCCCGTACCGAGCGGGCCCGCGGCCGCCAGGAGCGCGCCGGGGCCCGCCAGGCCGGGCGGCAGGAGCGGCGCAGCGCCGGGCACTCCGCCGGTGTCGCGGACCGGTCCAAGGACCGCGACCAGGGCCGCGCGCAGCGGCAGCAGGCGTGGGAGGACCGCCGGGCCAAGCGCCAGGAGCGGGACGCGGCTCGGAAGGCGAAGCGGGAAGCCGCGGCGTCGGCCGACCCGGGCCGCACCACGCTGGGCAAGGCCGTCGGCGAGGAAGCCCAGCGTCGCTTCGACAAGCGGCGTGCCGACGCGAAGGCCGCGCAGGAGGCGAAGGACGCCAAGGCGGCCGGCACCGAGAAGGTGAACCTGACCAAGGACAAGGACTCCAAGGCCAAGGGCACCGACGGCAAGGACGCCAAGGACGGCTCTGGCGGGTCCTCCGGCGCCGCGAAGGACGGCACGGCGGGTGATACGCCGGGGACGGATTCCACGGCCGGTGACGGGTCGTCTGACGGCGGGAAGAAGCGGCGTCGGTTCCGGCGCCGGCGCACCGGCGCCACCGGCCGGGCCGGTCGGCGCGGACGTTCCCGCCGCACCGGGCGCACCGGTCGTACGGGGCGTGGTCGTACGGGGCGTGCCGGTCGGCGCGGCCGTCCGGCGGACAGCCCGTTCGGCGAGGAGGACTCCACCCCGACGGTGGAGTGGCCCGACCGCCCCACCCGCCCGCCGCGCACCGGCGCCACGGGCGGCGACGACATCGTCGACGCGGACATCGTCCCCGACGCCCCCGGGGCCCTCACGGCCGGCGTGCGGGGCCTGCCGCCCGCGCCGGAGCAGCACACCGCACGGCCCGGCACCAGTCGGCCGACAGCCACGGAAGGGAGCAGCGTGAGCAGCTCGCAGGTCAGCAGGCCGTCCGGCGGGGGCGGCCTCGGCGCCCAGCACCGCACGGACATCACGTTCGACGACTACCTGGTGGAGATGGCGAACATCGCCATCCAGGCCGCCTCCGACCAGGAGCGGGCCGAAGCCCTCGCGGAGGCCCTGGACAAGGTGGCCGACGCCCTGCGGGACATGGCCACCGACCTGGTCGGTGACCACAACGTCACCACCGAGGTCACCGAGCTGATCTCGGACCTGGCCGACTCCGCGGCCCGCATGAAGCAGCAGGCGGAGCGGTGCGCGACCGAGTGCGGGTTGGCCCTGGAGGCCGCCAAGCTCGCGGCCGCGATGGTCGCCCGCGTGTACGGCGAGGACATGGCCGCGAAGGAAGACGCGGGCCTGAACTACGTGTCCGCCGCCGCCCACCACGACTAA
- a CDS encoding conjugal transfer protein TraB: MSSDLAPRPSAAAPAVADGDNRYKAVQAKLDALGRALDDAGLGLEELVRSVRRNAKRAEDAARDVDNAELDPKFVELTSNVGVALGGAGVQVKKLYETAQETADLTHETKRTHSKLYGALDDIRSNRREKTPRPGFFNR, encoded by the coding sequence ATGAGCAGCGATCTCGCACCCCGCCCCAGCGCTGCGGCACCCGCCGTGGCCGACGGCGACAACCGCTACAAGGCCGTCCAGGCCAAGCTCGACGCCCTCGGGCGCGCGCTGGATGACGCCGGGCTCGGCCTGGAGGAGCTCGTGCGCAGCGTCCGCAGGAACGCCAAGCGTGCCGAGGACGCGGCCCGCGACGTCGACAACGCCGAACTCGACCCGAAGTTCGTGGAGCTGACCAGCAACGTCGGCGTCGCCCTCGGGGGCGCCGGGGTGCAGGTCAAGAAGCTGTACGAGACGGCGCAGGAGACCGCCGACCTCACCCACGAGACCAAGCGCACCCACTCCAAGCTCTACGGCGCGCTGGACGACATCCGCTCCAACCGGCGGGAGAAGACGCCCCGACCCGGGTTCTTCAACCGCTGA
- a CDS encoding chromosome segregation protein ParM, which yields MTTPRSVALERLAYTLAAPVLAVAPNLYPDSPVNQVVQLAGAAGIGGWFLAAKSDEPGAGRKILRWSPLVLAAAIDVTAGHTGGFGPYWMDGLLAATWAAAGYLVMPFSRHARRRHRPALAAPVAQPAPAEVLEEPVVQDDGADLLTRDARMLWEQAGMPGRTHIVKATRHPGQQHDMTILLRASETGRPITGLTEAAVAAPFAVHSGDVVLAEVAIQPGRQGGPGWLEAHITPDANQRRRKAPTDQERWTDKVGSPKGGAPGSELVHKTRDGVRGVTFYRAKMADATTSPRIDLAKVCRGLGLPEDDSCVFVLIDGIEFLISAFDKPPLSAIFPATRELLTPDAKGMYVCGYTITGQPVKNMVFQHDKNAARHGLILGVSRSGKTQFFAIDMAAMSLAGQVVWLSTVRKDEKTSTLGKYIDRQGSNALWMARSLRAAKALCEIRAEMPWPHDGEAHDYKPGDARCPYRQLNVFADEFMTAAQDGDFGEFIQKDGDDLTVTGLKYGIGFNPAGQSPFAHNGFSTEMKDNLRQNSRPSIFNMGSPGATRKAAEGTMENAYDVPTIPARYAQQEGSAIERAMRGEADPENGVSTGGVAIMVMDNGRAVLMRSLYADFDTDLAELFPDDVNHLTDHEISELEKRGLWFDWNEPVRPGEFWPEPKEDDGDDGGSRRRGGGGGKGGGRGSKGGSRQEVVSARKALEAIKSLTDA from the coding sequence GTGACCACGCCGCGCAGCGTCGCGCTCGAACGCCTCGCCTACACCCTCGCCGCGCCCGTGCTGGCCGTGGCCCCGAACCTCTACCCCGACAGCCCCGTCAACCAGGTCGTGCAGCTCGCCGGTGCGGCCGGGATCGGCGGCTGGTTCCTCGCCGCCAAGAGCGATGAGCCCGGCGCCGGACGCAAGATCCTGCGCTGGTCCCCGCTGGTCCTGGCCGCCGCCATCGACGTCACCGCCGGGCACACCGGCGGCTTCGGCCCGTACTGGATGGACGGGCTGCTCGCCGCGACCTGGGCGGCGGCCGGCTACCTGGTGATGCCTTTCTCCCGGCACGCCCGCCGCCGTCACCGCCCCGCGCTGGCCGCGCCCGTCGCGCAGCCGGCGCCCGCCGAAGTCCTCGAGGAGCCGGTCGTCCAGGACGACGGAGCCGACCTGCTCACCCGCGACGCGCGGATGCTGTGGGAGCAGGCCGGGATGCCCGGCCGTACGCACATCGTCAAGGCCACCCGGCACCCCGGCCAGCAGCACGACATGACGATCCTGCTGCGCGCCTCGGAGACCGGACGGCCGATCACCGGCCTGACCGAGGCTGCGGTCGCCGCACCGTTCGCCGTGCACTCCGGCGACGTCGTCCTGGCGGAGGTCGCCATCCAGCCCGGCCGCCAGGGCGGCCCCGGCTGGCTGGAGGCCCACATCACCCCCGACGCCAACCAGCGCCGCCGTAAGGCCCCCACCGACCAGGAGCGCTGGACGGACAAGGTCGGCTCGCCCAAGGGCGGGGCCCCCGGCTCCGAGCTGGTCCACAAGACCCGCGACGGCGTCCGGGGGGTCACCTTCTACCGGGCGAAGATGGCCGACGCCACCACGTCCCCGCGTATCGACCTGGCCAAGGTCTGCCGCGGCCTGGGCCTGCCCGAGGACGACAGCTGCGTGTTCGTCCTCATCGACGGCATCGAGTTCCTCATCAGCGCGTTCGACAAGCCCCCGCTGTCCGCGATCTTCCCCGCCACCCGGGAGCTGCTCACCCCGGACGCGAAGGGCATGTACGTGTGCGGGTACACCATCACCGGCCAGCCGGTGAAGAACATGGTGTTCCAGCACGACAAGAACGCCGCCCGGCACGGGCTGATCCTCGGTGTGAGTCGGTCGGGGAAGACGCAGTTCTTCGCGATCGACATGGCCGCCATGTCGCTGGCCGGGCAGGTCGTGTGGCTCTCCACCGTCCGCAAGGACGAGAAGACGTCCACGCTGGGCAAGTACATCGACCGGCAGGGCTCCAACGCCCTGTGGATGGCCCGCTCGCTGCGCGCGGCGAAGGCGCTGTGCGAGATCCGCGCGGAGATGCCCTGGCCGCACGACGGCGAGGCGCACGACTACAAGCCGGGCGATGCCCGCTGCCCCTACCGGCAGCTGAACGTGTTCGCGGACGAGTTCATGACCGCGGCGCAGGACGGGGACTTCGGCGAGTTCATCCAGAAGGACGGCGATGACCTCACGGTCACCGGCCTGAAGTACGGGATCGGCTTCAACCCGGCCGGGCAGTCGCCGTTCGCGCACAACGGCTTCAGCACGGAGATGAAGGACAACCTGCGGCAGAACAGCCGGCCGTCCATCTTCAACATGGGCTCGCCCGGTGCCACCCGCAAGGCGGCGGAGGGCACGATGGAGAACGCCTACGACGTGCCGACCATCCCGGCCCGCTACGCCCAGCAGGAAGGGTCCGCGATCGAGCGGGCCATGCGCGGCGAGGCCGACCCGGAGAACGGCGTGTCCACCGGCGGCGTCGCCATCATGGTCATGGACAACGGGCGCGCGGTCCTCATGCGGTCGCTGTACGCGGACTTCGACACCGACCTCGCCGAACTGTTCCCCGACGACGTCAACCACCTCACCGACCACGAGATCAGCGAGCTGGAGAAGCGCGGCCTGTGGTTCGACTGGAACGAGCCCGTACGGCCCGGCGAGTTCTGGCCCGAGCCCAAGGAAGACGACGGCGACGACGGCGGCTCCCGCCGCCGTGGCGGCGGAGGCGGCAAGGGCGGCGGCCGCGGCTCCAAGGGCGGCAGTCGCCAGGAGGTCGTCTCTGCCCGCAAGGCGCTGGAGGCCATCAAGAGCCTCACCGACGCCTGA